A DNA window from Enterobacter cloacae subsp. cloacae ATCC 13047 contains the following coding sequences:
- a CDS encoding DUF2188 domain-containing protein: MGKNQHVVPHNGQWAVRGAGNGKVTSTHRTQQEAIDAGRVISRNQGSELVIHRPNGQIRDSDSHGKDPYPPKG, encoded by the coding sequence ATGGGTAAAAACCAACATGTAGTGCCTCACAACGGACAATGGGCTGTCAGAGGTGCAGGCAACGGAAAAGTAACTTCAACTCACCGTACTCAGCAAGAAGCTATAGATGCTGGGCGAGTTATTTCTCGTAATCAGGGGAGCGAATTAGTCATACATCGCCCTAACGGACAGATACGAGATAGCGACTCACATGGGAAGGACCCATACCCACCGAAAGGTTAA
- a CDS encoding IS3-like element ISSen4 family transposase (programmed frameshift): MKKRFSDEQIISILREAEAGVPARELCRKHAISDATFYTWRKKYGSMEVPEVKRLKSLEEENARLKKLLAEAMLDKEALQVALGRKLLTTDQKREAVMLMCDATGLSQRRACRLTGLSLSTCRYEAHRPAADAHLSGRITELALERRRFGYRRIWQLLRREGLHVNHKRVYRLYHLSGLGVKRRRRRKGLATERLPLLRPAAPNLTWSMDFVMDALSTGRRIKCLTCVDDFTKECLTVTVAFGISGVQVTRILDSIALFRGYPATIRTDQGPEFTCRALDQWAFEHGVELRLIQPGKPTQNGFIESFNGRFRDECLNEHWFSDIVHARKIINDWRQDYNECRPHSTLNYQTPSEFAAGWRKGHSENEDSDVTN; the protein is encoded by the exons ATGAAGAAGCGTTTTTCCGACGAACAGATCATCAGTATTCTCCGCGAAGCCGAAGCTGGGGTACCCGCCCGTGAACTCTGCCGCAAGCATGCCATTTCCGATGCCACGTTTTACACCTGGCGTAAGAAGTATGGCAGTATGGAGGTGCCTGAAGTTAAGCGCCTGAAGTCGCTTGAGGAAGAGAACGCCAGACTCAAGAAGCTGCTTGCCGAAGCCATGCTGGATAAAGAGGCGCTTCAGGTGGCTCTTGGGCGAAAGT TACTGACGACAGACCAGAAGCGGGAAGCCGTGATGTTGATGTGTGATGCGACCGGTCTGTCGCAACGTCGTGCCTGCAGGCTTACAGGTTTATCCCTGTCGACCTGCCGCTATGAGGCTCACCGTCCGGCTGCTGATGCGCATTTATCAGGGCGCATCACTGAGCTGGCACTGGAGCGCAGGCGTTTTGGCTACCGTCGTATTTGGCAGTTGCTGCGCCGTGAAGGGCTTCATGTTAATCATAAGCGCGTGTACCGGCTTTATCACCTCAGTGGCCTGGGCGTAAAACGCAGAAGACGTCGTAAAGGGCTGGCAACAGAACGTCTGCCGCTGCTCCGTCCGGCGGCGCCCAATCTGACCTGGTCGATGGATTTCGTCATGGACGCACTTTCCACCGGTCGCAGGATCAAGTGTCTTACCTGCGTCGATGATTTCACAAAGGAATGCCTGACGGTCACTGTTGCCTTTGGGATTTCAGGCGTTCAGGTCACGCGTATTCTGGACAGCATTGCACTGTTTCGAGGCTATCCGGCGACGATAAGAACTGACCAGGGGCCGGAGTTCACTTGCCGTGCACTGGATCAATGGGCCTTTGAGCATGGTGTTGAGTTGCGCTTAATCCAGCCGGGCAAGCCAACGCAGAACGGATTTATTGAGAGCTTTAACGGACGATTTCGCGATGAATGTTTGAATGAGCACTGGTTCAGCGATATCGTTCATGCCAGGAAAATTATTAATGACTGGCGGCAGGATTATAACGAATGCCGCCCGCACTCCACGCTGAATTATCAGACACCGTCTGAATTTGCAGCGGGCTGGAGAAAGGGTCATTCTGAGAATGAAGATTCCGACGTTACTAACTGA
- a CDS encoding DEAD/DEAH box helicase family protein — protein sequence MEEELLLPRLVDREALRQEANKLREAVLNGTVVDRVLANALREEMNQGSKYHGEWTLEPNQYISSVFNKMDLSSGVNLVNSSVGTGKTTQFIQEANPETNQKARAKPGYIVLVPLTSIRLSFEGDNDVFSTGICTWNQIETILKHSNKEYFADKTLVIDEVHGFFLDYGYKANVINRLIASFPLFKSVIMMSGTATPNDFSGIEFNKVYKINKPSEARKVISTVDLPPRLDTTLS from the coding sequence ATGGAAGAAGAACTATTATTACCACGTTTGGTGGATAGAGAAGCACTAAGACAAGAAGCAAATAAATTACGTGAAGCCGTACTAAACGGTACTGTAGTTGATAGGGTACTAGCAAACGCACTTAGAGAAGAAATGAACCAGGGTTCAAAGTATCATGGGGAATGGACACTAGAACCTAACCAGTACATAAGCAGTGTCTTTAATAAGATGGATCTATCAAGTGGTGTAAACCTTGTAAATTCATCGGTAGGCACTGGTAAAACAACACAGTTTATACAAGAAGCTAATCCAGAGACTAACCAGAAAGCGAGAGCCAAACCAGGTTACATAGTATTAGTACCGCTAACATCTATACGTTTATCCTTTGAGGGTGATAATGATGTGTTCAGTACCGGTATTTGTACTTGGAACCAAATCGAAACAATCCTAAAGCACAGCAATAAAGAATACTTTGCGGATAAAACTCTAGTGATAGATGAGGTTCACGGATTCTTTCTAGATTATGGTTATAAGGCAAATGTGATAAACCGTCTTATTGCGTCATTCCCACTTTTCAAAAGTGTTATTATGATGTCTGGCACTGCTACTCCTAATGACTTTTCAGGAATTGAATTCAATAAAGTTTACAAAATCAATAAACCTTCTGAAGCTCGTAAAGTAATCAGTACCGTTGACCTGCCCCCACGATTAGATACAACACTCAGTTAG
- a CDS encoding recombinase family protein: MLRPICYERVSSIQQVEMGNGLDDQRSSLTAYLDKNSDKFTNDRVFITDAGLSAFKNANISPESQLGIFLQDVGNRKYGKGDALIVISLDRLSRRSSWAESTIQYIVNSGVEIHDISTNLVLRADDPMSKIHMELIQHRSHNESLMKSVRAKLAWDNKILRALQNGEVISNRMPNWLKNVDNKYQVIPEQAELIVKCFEWYREGLSTGEIVKRIGKKWQMVTVSRLIRDRRLLGEHERYNGEVVPNVYPKIIDEDLFLTANRMMDRVMLEKKKPAEDLLLEPDVVREIFKLYESGLGSGAIVKRLPKGWSTVNVLRVLRDKKVVTMKIIDNLTFERVNEKLSRSGIANRIRKDITIAQDDYITNLFPKILKCGHCGGNIAIHYNHVRTKYVICRNREEKKICDAKSFQYTRIEKNILQLVKNIDFNNLMMEGQSDSDLLLTSLREELSTLKKEEETYQIKINERKVAGKKTSLPLMTGLTEVQDRIEEIESEILNAKNIKEIPVFDFDINKVLDPMNVELRAKLRKELRLVLKSVKYWIFGKRIFVQLEYFNEILSHVLVIDNKRGGGEVLHEIVISESNGERVYTVNEEGKTVFIASVLIGTDAWSLALSRTKKIIDVGNYLDLLSREKIEMIIHEKDIEWID, from the coding sequence ATGCTCCGTCCTATTTGTTATGAGCGAGTATCAAGCATTCAGCAAGTCGAAATGGGAAATGGATTGGATGATCAAAGGTCTTCTTTAACTGCCTATTTAGACAAAAATTCTGATAAGTTCACGAATGATAGAGTTTTCATAACAGATGCGGGGCTTTCGGCATTTAAAAATGCCAATATTTCACCTGAGTCTCAACTTGGGATATTTTTGCAAGATGTGGGGAACCGCAAGTACGGTAAGGGTGACGCACTTATAGTCATTAGCCTTGATAGGTTATCGCGTCGTTCAAGTTGGGCTGAAAGTACTATCCAGTACATCGTGAACAGCGGTGTAGAAATCCACGACATTTCTACAAATCTCGTGTTACGGGCAGATGATCCTATGTCGAAAATCCACATGGAACTCATACAACATCGCTCGCACAATGAATCATTGATGAAGTCGGTACGTGCTAAGTTAGCTTGGGATAACAAAATTTTACGTGCATTACAGAATGGAGAGGTGATTTCCAATCGTATGCCTAACTGGTTAAAAAATGTTGATAACAAGTATCAGGTGATCCCTGAACAGGCTGAACTTATTGTTAAGTGTTTCGAGTGGTATAGGGAAGGGCTTAGTACTGGAGAGATTGTTAAGCGTATCGGTAAAAAGTGGCAGATGGTAACCGTGTCAAGGCTGATACGTGACCGCCGCTTGTTGGGTGAACATGAGCGATACAATGGTGAGGTTGTACCAAATGTTTACCCGAAAATCATTGATGAAGACTTGTTCCTAACGGCGAACAGGATGATGGATCGCGTTATGCTGGAGAAGAAAAAGCCAGCCGAGGATCTGTTACTTGAACCTGATGTAGTTCGTGAAATTTTCAAACTATATGAAAGTGGACTTGGCTCAGGGGCAATTGTTAAACGCTTGCCTAAAGGGTGGAGTACTGTAAACGTACTGCGAGTATTACGCGATAAGAAAGTAGTTACTATGAAGATTATCGATAATCTCACTTTTGAACGGGTTAATGAGAAGTTATCAAGGAGTGGTATAGCCAATCGTATTCGTAAAGATATAACAATTGCTCAGGATGATTACATCACAAACCTGTTCCCCAAAATATTAAAGTGTGGTCATTGTGGAGGGAACATCGCCATTCACTATAACCATGTCAGAACTAAGTACGTCATTTGTCGCAACAGGGAAGAGAAGAAGATTTGTGATGCCAAATCTTTCCAGTACACAAGAATTGAGAAGAATATTCTTCAACTTGTCAAAAACATCGATTTCAATAATTTAATGATGGAAGGACAGTCTGATTCTGACCTTTTGCTGACATCGTTGCGAGAAGAATTGTCTACTCTGAAGAAGGAAGAGGAAACCTATCAGATTAAAATTAATGAACGTAAGGTAGCAGGTAAGAAGACCTCTTTACCATTAATGACTGGTTTGACCGAGGTTCAAGATAGAATTGAAGAAATTGAATCCGAAATTTTAAACGCTAAAAATATCAAAGAAATCCCTGTTTTTGACTTTGATATTAATAAAGTACTTGATCCGATGAATGTTGAACTACGTGCAAAGCTAAGAAAGGAATTAAGGTTAGTACTTAAATCAGTAAAGTACTGGATTTTCGGAAAACGTATTTTCGTTCAGTTAGAATATTTCAATGAGATCCTATCCCATGTACTTGTGATAGATAATAAGCGGGGTGGTGGTGAAGTACTACATGAAATTGTCATTTCAGAATCTAATGGTGAACGTGTTTATACGGTCAATGAAGAAGGTAAAACAGTATTCATAGCATCAGTATTGATTGGCACTGATGCATGGTCACTTGCACTTAGTAGAACTAAAAAAATTATTGATGTAGGTAACTATCTGGATCTGCTTAGTAGAGAGAAGATTGAAATGATAATCCACGAAAAAGATATTGAATGGATTGATTAG
- the yeaG gene encoding protein kinase YeaG, with amino-acid sequence MNIFDHYRQRYEAAKDEEFTLQEFLTICRQDRSAYANAAERLLMAIGEPNMVDTAQEPRLSRLFSNRVVARYPAFEEFYGMEDAIEQIVSYLKHAAQGLEEKKQILYLLGPVGGGKSSLAERLKSLMQRVPIYVLSANGERSPVNDHPLCLFNPQEDAQILDKEYGIPRRYLGTIMSPWAAKRLHEFGGDITKFRVVKVWPSILEQIAIAKTEPGDENNQDISALVGKVDIRKLENYAQNDPDAYGYSGALCRANQGIMEFVEMFKAPIKVLHPLLTATQEGNYNGTEGISALPFNGIILAHSNESEWVSFRNNKNNEAFLDRVYIVKVPYCLRISEEIKIYEKLLNHSELMHAPCAPGTLETLSRFSILSRLKEPENSSIYSKMRVYDGESLKDTDPKAKSYQEYRDYAGVDEGMNGLSTRFAFKILSRVFNFDHAEVAANPVHLFYVLEQQIEREQFPQEQAERYLEFLKGYLIPKYAEFIGKEIQTAYLESYSEYGQNIFDRYVTYADFWIQDQEYRDPDTGQLFDRESLNAELEKIEKPAGISNPKDFRNEIVNFVLRARAHNNGRNPNWTSYEKLRTVIEKKMFSNTEELLPVISFNTKTSTDEQKKHDDFVDRMMEKGYTRKQVRLLCEWYLRVRKSS; translated from the coding sequence ATGAATATATTCGATCACTATCGCCAGCGCTATGAAGCTGCCAAGGACGAAGAGTTCACACTGCAGGAGTTTCTTACCATCTGTCGGCAAGATCGCAGTGCCTATGCCAACGCGGCAGAACGGCTATTGATGGCTATTGGTGAGCCAAACATGGTTGATACTGCCCAGGAACCACGGCTTTCCCGTCTCTTTTCGAATCGGGTGGTCGCCCGATACCCGGCGTTTGAAGAGTTCTATGGCATGGAAGATGCCATCGAGCAAATCGTCTCATACCTGAAGCATGCTGCTCAGGGTCTGGAAGAGAAGAAACAGATCCTCTATTTACTCGGCCCGGTGGGTGGCGGTAAATCGTCGCTGGCTGAACGGCTGAAATCGCTGATGCAGCGCGTGCCTATCTATGTGCTGAGCGCCAACGGTGAACGCAGCCCGGTGAACGACCATCCGCTGTGCCTGTTTAACCCGCAGGAAGATGCGCAAATTCTGGATAAAGAGTACGGCATTCCGCGTCGTTATCTCGGCACCATCATGTCGCCGTGGGCGGCGAAACGCCTGCATGAGTTTGGTGGCGATATCACCAAATTCCGCGTCGTGAAAGTGTGGCCATCCATTCTGGAGCAGATCGCCATCGCCAAAACGGAACCGGGTGATGAGAACAACCAGGACATCTCGGCGCTGGTCGGGAAAGTCGATATCCGTAAGCTGGAAAACTACGCCCAGAATGATCCGGATGCCTACGGTTACTCCGGCGCACTGTGCCGGGCAAACCAGGGCATTATGGAATTCGTCGAGATGTTTAAAGCACCCATTAAAGTGCTGCATCCACTGCTGACGGCCACCCAGGAGGGGAACTACAACGGGACGGAAGGTATCTCTGCCCTGCCGTTCAACGGCATCATCCTGGCGCACTCGAACGAATCAGAGTGGGTCTCCTTCCGTAATAACAAAAACAATGAGGCGTTCCTTGACCGTGTGTACATCGTCAAAGTGCCTTATTGCCTGCGGATCTCCGAAGAGATCAAAATTTACGAAAAACTGCTTAACCACAGTGAGCTGATGCATGCGCCATGCGCACCGGGCACGCTGGAAACGCTGTCGCGCTTCTCCATCCTGTCGCGTCTGAAAGAGCCGGAAAACTCCAGCATCTACTCCAAAATGCGCGTGTATGACGGGGAAAGCCTGAAAGATACCGACCCGAAAGCGAAGTCGTATCAGGAGTACCGCGATTATGCGGGTGTTGACGAGGGCATGAACGGTCTGTCCACGCGTTTCGCGTTTAAGATCCTCTCCCGCGTGTTTAACTTCGACCATGCGGAAGTGGCGGCCAACCCGGTCCACCTGTTCTATGTGCTGGAGCAGCAGATTGAACGCGAGCAGTTCCCACAGGAGCAGGCGGAACGTTACCTTGAGTTCCTGAAAGGTTATCTGATCCCGAAATATGCCGAGTTCATTGGCAAAGAGATCCAGACGGCCTACCTGGAATCCTATTCAGAATACGGCCAGAACATCTTTGACCGTTACGTCACTTATGCTGACTTCTGGATCCAGGATCAGGAGTACCGCGACCCGGATACCGGACAGCTGTTTGACCGTGAATCCCTGAATGCGGAGCTGGAAAAAATAGAGAAGCCTGCCGGGATCAGTAACCCGAAAGACTTCCGTAACGAAATTGTGAACTTCGTACTGCGTGCCAGAGCGCATAACAACGGTCGTAATCCGAACTGGACCAGCTACGAGAAACTGCGCACGGTCATCGAGAAGAAAATGTTCTCTAATACCGAGGAGCTGTTACCCGTCATTTCGTTTAACACCAAAACCTCAACTGACGAGCAGAAAAAACACGACGATTTTGTCGACCGTATGATGGAAAAAGGCTACACCCGCAAACAGGTTCGTTTGCTGTGCGAATGGTATCTGCGCGTACGGAAATCGTCTTAA
- a CDS encoding YeaH/YhbH family protein codes for MTWFIDRRLNGKNKSMVNRQRFLRRYKAQIKQSISEAINKRSVTDVDSGESVSIPTDDISEPMFHQGRGGLRHRVHPGNDHFVQNDRIERPQGGGGGSGSGQGQASQDGEGQDEFVFQISKDEYLDLLFEDLALPNLKKNQHRQLNEYKTHRAGYTANGVPANISVVRSLQNSLARRTAMTAGKRRELRELESSLKVVENTEPAQLLEEERLRKEIAELRAKIERVPFIDTFDLRYKNYEKRPEPSSQAVMFCLMDVSGSMDQATKDMAKRFYILLYLFLSRTYKNVEVVYIRHHTQAKEVDEHEFFYSQETGGTIVSSALKLMDEVVKERYDPAQWNIYAAQASDGDNWADDSPLCHDILAKKILPVVRYYSYIEITRRAHQTLWREYEHLQSMFENFAMQHIRDQDDIYPVFRELFHKQSATSNA; via the coding sequence ATGACCTGGTTTATTGACCGGCGTCTGAACGGCAAAAACAAGAGCATGGTGAATCGCCAGCGCTTCTTGCGCCGTTACAAAGCGCAAATTAAACAGTCGATCTCCGAGGCCATCAACAAACGCTCGGTAACCGACGTCGACAGCGGCGAGTCTGTCTCCATCCCCACCGATGACATCAGCGAACCGATGTTTCATCAGGGGCGTGGCGGCCTGCGCCATCGCGTACACCCAGGTAATGACCACTTCGTTCAGAACGACAGAATCGAGCGCCCACAAGGAGGCGGCGGCGGTTCTGGAAGCGGTCAAGGACAGGCCAGTCAGGATGGTGAAGGTCAGGATGAATTCGTCTTTCAGATCTCAAAAGATGAGTATCTCGACCTGCTCTTTGAGGATCTGGCGCTGCCTAATCTGAAAAAGAACCAGCACCGTCAGCTTAACGAATACAAAACCCATCGCGCGGGTTATACCGCGAACGGCGTACCGGCCAATATCAGCGTCGTTCGTTCGCTGCAGAACTCGCTGGCGCGGCGCACGGCCATGACGGCCGGTAAACGGCGGGAGCTGCGCGAACTTGAAAGCAGCCTGAAGGTGGTAGAAAACACAGAACCGGCGCAACTGCTGGAAGAAGAGCGCCTGCGTAAAGAGATTGCCGAGCTGAGGGCGAAGATTGAGCGGGTACCGTTTATCGATACCTTTGACCTGCGCTATAAAAACTACGAAAAACGGCCGGAGCCTTCGAGCCAGGCTGTCATGTTCTGTCTGATGGACGTCTCCGGTTCAATGGACCAGGCCACCAAGGATATGGCGAAGCGTTTTTACATTCTGCTCTATCTGTTCCTGAGCAGAACCTATAAGAACGTGGAAGTGGTTTATATCCGCCACCACACCCAGGCCAAAGAGGTGGATGAACATGAGTTCTTCTACTCGCAGGAGACGGGCGGCACCATTGTATCGAGCGCCCTGAAGCTGATGGATGAGGTGGTGAAAGAGCGTTACGATCCGGCTCAGTGGAACATCTATGCTGCGCAGGCGTCGGATGGCGACAACTGGGCGGATGATTCGCCGCTGTGTCACGACATTCTGGCGAAGAAAATTTTGCCGGTGGTGCGTTACTACAGCTATATCGAAATCACGCGTCGTGCTCACCAGACGCTGTGGCGTGAATATGAACATCTGCAATCGATGTTCGAAAATTTCGCCATGCAACACATCCGTGACCAGGATGATATCTATCCGGTGTTCCGGGAGCTGTTCCACAAGCAATCGGCCACCAGCAATGCCTGA
- a CDS encoding YbaK/prolyl-tRNA synthetase associated domain-containing protein yields the protein MSDEVKGTATHQQLISLLTQQGARFRVMEHEAVGKCEAVSEIRGTDLGQGAKALVCKVKGNGVKKHVLAILAADQQADLSQLASHFGGLKASLASPAEVDHLTACVFGAIPPFSFHPDLTLVADPLLFERFDEIAFNAGLLEKSVIMDTQDYLRIARPELVTFRKA from the coding sequence ATGTCTGATGAGGTTAAGGGTACGGCTACCCACCAGCAACTCATTTCGCTATTAACGCAGCAAGGTGCGCGCTTTCGCGTGATGGAGCACGAGGCCGTAGGAAAATGCGAAGCGGTAAGCGAAATCCGCGGAACCGATCTGGGGCAAGGCGCAAAAGCGCTGGTCTGCAAAGTGAAGGGAAACGGCGTAAAAAAACACGTTCTGGCGATCCTGGCCGCTGACCAGCAGGCCGACCTGAGCCAGCTTGCCAGCCATTTCGGCGGCTTAAAAGCCTCTCTCGCAAGCCCGGCCGAAGTCGATCATTTGACCGCCTGCGTGTTTGGTGCTATCCCACCGTTTAGCTTCCATCCGGATCTGACGCTGGTCGCCGACCCGCTCCTGTTCGAGCGTTTTGACGAAATCGCGTTCAATGCCGGTCTGCTGGAAAAATCCGTGATCATGGATACCCAGGATTATCTGCGCATTGCCCGCCCTGAACTGGTGACGTTTCGTAAAGCGTGA
- the yoaI gene encoding small membrane protein YoaI, with the protein MNDHMFVETLIISSSFFAIAVILIASVLFLEKRG; encoded by the coding sequence ATGAACGATCACATGTTTGTTGAAACGCTGATTATCTCCTCATCGTTTTTCGCTATTGCGGTGATTTTGATCGCATCAGTTCTGTTTCTGGAAAAGAGAGGCTGA
- a CDS encoding DUF441 domain-containing protein, which translates to MFDPTLLILLALAALGFISHNTTVAISILVLIIVRVTPLNTFFPWIEKQGLTIGIIILTIGVMAPIASGTLPASTLLHSFVNWKSLVAIAVGIFVSWLGGRGVTLMSSQPSLVAGLLVGTVLGVALFRGVPVGPLIAAGLVSLFIGKS; encoded by the coding sequence ATGTTTGACCCTACTCTGCTTATTCTTCTGGCACTCGCTGCACTCGGCTTTATCAGCCATAACACCACCGTCGCCATCTCGATCCTGGTGTTGATCATTGTGCGCGTCACCCCGTTAAACACTTTTTTCCCGTGGATAGAAAAACAAGGCCTGACGATCGGGATAATCATTTTGACCATTGGGGTGATGGCCCCCATTGCCAGCGGCACGCTTCCGGCCTCAACGCTGCTGCACTCGTTTGTTAACTGGAAATCACTGGTGGCTATCGCGGTGGGGATTTTCGTGTCATGGCTGGGTGGTCGCGGCGTCACGTTGATGAGCAGCCAGCCCTCGCTGGTGGCTGGCCTGCTGGTGGGAACGGTGCTTGGCGTGGCGCTCTTTCGCGGCGTTCCGGTGGGCCCGCTCATTGCCGCCGGGCTGGTTTCGCTGTTTATTGGGAAGTCGTAG
- a CDS encoding AraC family transcriptional regulator: protein MNGLGLDGYDPDSQFDAAVAFRIRVVAQEQYIPLHQHRKGQMILALGGAITCEVENAMLMVPPQYAVWIPGQMPHSNRATPGAQLCFLFIEPGAVSLPDRCCTLKISPLVRELILSLAGKTREQLPLATTSRLVDVLFDELPLQRQEHLQLPVSPHPKIRFMSEKMAEEPAAWQTLAQWANHFAMSERNLARLVVKETGLSFRRWRHQLQLIVALQLLIGGKSVQQVAQSLGYDSTTAFITMFKKGLGQTPARYIASLTTTSQ, encoded by the coding sequence ATGAACGGTCTGGGACTCGACGGCTACGATCCCGATAGCCAATTCGATGCCGCGGTCGCGTTTCGCATCCGCGTGGTAGCGCAGGAGCAATATATTCCGCTCCATCAGCACCGCAAAGGGCAGATGATTCTGGCGCTGGGTGGTGCAATCACCTGTGAGGTAGAAAATGCCATGCTGATGGTTCCGCCCCAGTATGCCGTGTGGATCCCCGGGCAGATGCCCCACAGCAACAGGGCCACGCCAGGCGCGCAGCTCTGCTTTTTGTTTATTGAACCGGGTGCCGTCAGTCTGCCGGACCGGTGCTGTACCCTGAAAATATCGCCGCTGGTGCGGGAGCTGATTCTGTCGCTGGCGGGAAAAACGCGTGAGCAACTGCCGCTTGCCACCACCTCGCGTCTGGTGGATGTGCTGTTTGATGAACTGCCGCTCCAGCGCCAGGAGCATTTACAGCTGCCCGTTTCCCCTCATCCAAAAATTCGGTTTATGAGCGAAAAGATGGCGGAAGAGCCCGCCGCGTGGCAGACGCTGGCGCAATGGGCGAACCACTTTGCCATGAGTGAGCGCAACCTGGCACGGCTGGTGGTCAAAGAGACGGGCTTAAGCTTTCGCCGCTGGCGTCATCAGCTGCAGTTGATTGTGGCGTTGCAGCTGCTGATTGGCGGGAAGTCAGTTCAGCAGGTGGCGCAGTCACTTGGTTATGACTCCACCACCGCCTTTATTACGATGTTTAAAAAGGGGCTGGGGCAAACGCCTGCGCGCTATATTGCCAGCCTGACTACGACTTCCCAATAA
- a CDS encoding CynX/NimT family MFS transporter has protein sequence MTTATRKGALLIAGILMIATTLRVTFTGAAPLLDTIRLEYGLTTAQTGLLTTLPLLAFALVSPLAAGVARRIGMERSLFLALLLICAGIAVRSLPSAALLFTGTAVIGCGIALGNVLLPGLIKRDFPGQVARLTGAYSLTMGVSAALGSALIVPLAQGAAGWHGALLMLMIFPLLALLLWLPQWRQKQVATVTGAGALHNRAIWRSALAWQVTLFLGINSLIYYVIIGWLPAILLSHGYSEAQAGSMHGLLQLATAIPGLAVPLILHRLNDQRGIAGAVALMCAVSAAGFWFAPDLAVVWTLVFGFGTGATMILGLTFIGLRASSAHQAAALSGMAQSIGYLLAACGPPLMGKIHDTAGDWQIPLLACALASVVMAICGMLAGRDREITPR, from the coding sequence ATGACTACTGCTACTCGCAAAGGCGCGCTGCTGATCGCCGGCATTCTGATGATTGCCACGACGCTTCGCGTCACCTTTACTGGCGCAGCGCCGCTGCTCGATACCATTCGCCTTGAATATGGATTAACCACCGCGCAAACCGGCCTGCTAACCACCCTGCCACTATTAGCGTTTGCCCTTGTCTCGCCGCTTGCCGCGGGCGTAGCACGGCGTATCGGCATGGAGCGCAGCCTGTTCCTCGCCCTGCTGCTGATCTGCGCCGGGATTGCCGTGCGCTCTCTGCCCTCCGCGGCCCTGCTGTTTACCGGCACGGCGGTGATAGGTTGCGGGATCGCGCTCGGGAATGTGCTGTTACCGGGCTTAATCAAACGCGACTTTCCCGGCCAGGTTGCCCGCCTTACCGGGGCCTATTCCCTGACGATGGGCGTTTCGGCGGCGCTCGGTTCGGCGCTGATTGTTCCTCTCGCTCAGGGGGCCGCAGGCTGGCATGGCGCGCTGCTGATGCTTATGATCTTTCCCCTGCTGGCGCTGCTGCTCTGGCTGCCGCAGTGGCGCCAGAAGCAGGTCGCTACGGTGACCGGTGCAGGGGCGCTGCACAACCGCGCCATATGGCGTTCTGCCCTCGCCTGGCAGGTGACGCTCTTTCTCGGCATTAACTCGCTGATTTACTACGTCATCATCGGCTGGTTGCCCGCGATATTACTCAGCCACGGCTACAGCGAAGCGCAGGCAGGCTCCATGCACGGGCTCTTACAGCTGGCCACGGCCATTCCGGGCCTTGCCGTGCCGCTGATCCTGCATCGCCTGAACGATCAACGCGGGATCGCCGGTGCCGTAGCCCTGATGTGCGCAGTGAGTGCGGCCGGTTTCTGGTTTGCACCGGATTTGGCGGTCGTGTGGACGCTGGTGTTTGGCTTTGGCACCGGAGCAACGATGATCCTCGGTCTGACGTTCATCGGCCTGCGCGCCAGCTCTGCTCATCAGGCGGCGGCACTGTCCGGTATGGCGCAGTCGATTGGTTATCTGCTGGCCGCCTGCGGGCCTCCGCTGATGGGAAAAATTCACGATACCGCCGGTGACTGGCAGATCCCCCTTCTGGCCTGCGCGCTGGCCTCGGTGGTGATGGCCATCTGCGGCATGCTTGCCGGGCGAGACCGGGAGATCACGCCACGCTAA